The Neodiprion lecontei isolate iyNeoLeco1 chromosome 6, iyNeoLeco1.1, whole genome shotgun sequence sequence CTGTGAGTGCACATCTCGTTTTCGTAGGCTTGTGAAAATATATGCTAATCTGTCTGTTCATCGACTGAAGTTGGTTAAAGAAACATCAAAATGCGTTTATAAAGTATTAATTTCATGCACTGATTATTTCAAAGGTAATATGTCTTCAAGAAATGCAAGAGGACCATCTGAATGAATTTCTAAAACCCTTTAAAGAACATAAGTATAATCATTTATACAAGAAGCGCACAAACGATAAAAAGGACGGACTGCTTCTGATGTATCGATCCGACGTATTTGATCTCGTTGAGTATGAAAATGTAGAATTTTTCCAGTCAGACGTAGAAATTCTCAACCGAGACAACGTTGCTATAATTGTCAAGCTGTCATTGAAGGACAGTCCAGAAACACAGATAGTTATTGCCACCACACATTTACTTTATAACCCAAAACGAGACGACATCAGACTCTGTCAGACTCAGATTTTAATAGCTGAACTGGAGAGAATTgcttttattaaaaatacgtCGTGAGTTACTTGCCAAAtgattgttttaaaaaataataatttctatgGGCACCAATTATCCATTACATCCGCATTTGTAACAGAAGAGGCCCGACATATCATCCTATAATTCTGGCTGGAGATTTTAATTTGCAACCAAAGTCAGgagtgtataaatttataactgAAGGTTCGTTTCTATACATGGGAAAAAGTCGAACTCTAGGGCCAGCGGATCACCGCAGTTTGAGCAATTCACTTATTCCGCCACATTTATATGTGACCGACAGTTGTCAACATTTCTGCATACTGTTAAAAAGACTGCGCAATCGCGGTGAAGGCAAAGTCATGGTAAGCATAAAATTCAGTTGCTACTTAGTACTGTTCAGAAGAAGAAACGATTCTAATTCCAATATCATGATGAAGGTCAAAcacttttattgaaaaataataaagtaacttggcataaaatatattaagaatttattaataaaattataaaactaaatgtatttatacagtgatgtaaaatattgtttcacAGTTGGAAAACAGTGAGAAAGGGTTATCTAAAACTAGTTGGGACTCTTGCGATAAGAATCAGTTTCGAAAGGATGAAGTGAATGTCCGAAATAAAAACTtccaaaaaatacaaatattagATGGTCATCATGTGAATTTTGGATCTGGTTCTTTAACCCACCCATTTAAATTTCGAAGCGTTTACTCACACATTGATCGTAATGGGCAAAACGAAGCTACAACTCACCAAGACGGCTGGGTTACAGTGGATTATATATTCTTTAGTGAAGTCGAGCTCATTGAACGATATACACTACCTACGCAAAAACAGTGTAAAGCTGTGTCAACTATACCAAATCGTGAGATTGGCAGTGATCACTTTAGTACAGGAGCAACTTTTATACTGCGAAAGAAACTGAGGCAGTAATCGTTCAGTCTCTGCCTCCACTTgcgtaatataaataaagaaaaatattttcaataaaaatttgagtcgatgtcatgtttttttcaacatttatcCTTCCACAGATAACTAATGTAGTGACACCAATATCTGGAAGCAGCTTTGATGCAATTATTCCATGTCATGAGGTTTTGTTTTACCATTtagaaacaaaatataaataccaTATTTCAATCTGAAATCGATGAAGTCcattaaaaacaataaattttgttactgtagaaaaatcaaatttgcaTCCATTTGCAACCACACAACATACAATTCAAATGACTGACATAAACTTAAAATGCAGATATATCGTAGgctatataaaataccatagTGAAGGTGATGTGGTCATCGGTAGGAATACGTATAACTAATCATtagattatttaaaaaaatcttgataAGTTCTGGTTTAGTGTACAAAGTTACGTGTCATACAACATTTAATTGGAGGGGAGATACTTGAGCTACGCCTCGGCCTAAATTAGGATCGTGCCAAGCGACAATGCAAGTATTAgtgactgaaaattttttagatcTTGGAAAGCAATTGCTTCTACAGTATTTAGCAAAATCCTTGAATCTAACTTGTAACTCTGTATCGCCGCCGTTTGGCCCAACTGCAAAGTcgcatttgaattttttcgtacgAGCTTTCAAGCAAcaattcaaatattcattatttgttgtataaatttcatgtatatcgtgaaattttacACCTAATTCCTCTCTAATGATACCTGTAAGAAATAGATCATCTATCCAAAAATACTTGGGATAAATCTGTGCAACATCAACCAAATCTTTGGCAGTTTTTAGAGTCGTTACATATAACCAACCAGATAAAAAGTCTGGATAGAAGTCCGCAATATACTCATCCCTAGTAACGTACCATTTGTTCATTGGTTCGCGTATGGGACTCATATTTCTCAGTACGTAACCCATCACAATATTATGCGGTATACTGGCTGCTTTTATTACATCTATAATTTTGTAAAGGTCCACTACAATGTCATGATCCATTTTCATGATGTACGAAgcatttttacaatattgcgTAGCCCATTTCAGGCCCATTACATGTTTGTAGGTAAGATTTTTGTATGCCTCAATAAAGTTGCCTTGAATAATGTCATTGTATCGCCGTGCTTCATCTAAAATAGCATTTTGGGTGACGTgggttttattttgaacgtcATCGTGTAACAAtgctaataaaaatattcttctaaCTCCCAATTCTTCCAATTCAGACTCGGAGTAAGCCCTGCGTAACGCACTTCTGGCCGACACATCAGCAGCGTACGAAGTGACAACCCAAACAAGAAAGCTAGTATCGCAGTCAGTGTTTATTACATATCGAAAGGGatttaaattcaacaaatttccTCTATCGATTTGGCTACTGTTGATCTTTCGAAAGTAAACTGGACTCGATTTTCTAACCAcagaaaattgtttaaacgtTATGTAAAAGAACACTACGATCAGTGTCCAAAAGATTACATAAGGCACCCCACGTCTTATATACATTTTGTGCTAAGGAGTGTTTCGCGAACCACAAATCGACAAAAATTAACCTTTCTTTACATCTAACAAATGCAAGTTTTTAAAATAGTCGCTCTGCCTCCCTCTTCCGCCACTCCCATATTTTCATAACACGCAATGCACGACCGAAGTTTGATGTTTTCCCGCGGTGCGAGAGAGAAACAGGAGGAGAGAAACATTGATTCGCGTTTGAATAATGCTAGCAAAAAAAGATGAGTACCAGGTCAGTGCGTTCACTGAGGAATATATCTTCAGAATATATCTTCATCAACGCTCAGCGCATCTTCTAAAGCAAATCCTCAATCGTACAACTGATGAAAGGGGTAAATTATTTCGCGGTTACAGCAGCGAGAAATGATTAGTTGGATGCAATATGGATGCAAGACTTACCTAAAGAATCGAAGAATGTTGTCCCGACTCACTTCGCTTGTACTCGCAGTTGCACGGTTGTATCCAGTATGCGCGAAATCACTACCAAACTTAGCCACTAATCTCGTATCAACTTTTTCACTATATCCCTTTTCCAAGAATTGCGATGTTCGTCAGGTTCAGTTAGCTATTTGATCGAAGCCTTTAGAATTCCCTTATAACCCTGATTCACattctgcatcattattatcagATTATTATGAGAACTGTCACACTTCCGTGCATTTACTCTTCTTGTCGTGACGTATTCTCGGTAATAATTACTCCGCAACTGTGTGTCCACATAAAATTCCGAATAAGTCAGGAATTGGAGTGTTTATGTTGAGCTAAACGCACCGAACGCGGCGGTAATCTCCCTACAACTAAACTATATGCCTAATCCAGTTCGTAGATCCAGATTCAAATGTGTTGTTATTGGAAACGCGGTAGAAGATGAACCACTCATCGTCACTTATTTCGAAACCGGTCTTCTGAATGCCTCGTACGGCGGTAAAGCAGAATGCTGTGCTTACGTTATATACCAATCATGCCTCTAATTTATAAAGGCATTTGCATAGGGGGCAGCACACTAACACCTAGTTCGCCGCATAAACTTAAAGTGTGTCCAAAAGCCAGCGTCAGAGATGCTCATCTCTGTTATCGTGGTTCATCTACTGACATTCTTGCGTCTTCGTCGTATCCCTGGATTGTTGATTTGCTTCGTCTCTCTTCTGCCGGATTTCCAGCGTGTAACAAACTGCAGTCCTAGCGATGGGAACGCTGAACTGGCATACCTATATGCTATAAAGTTTGTGGAGCTGCGTTCAGCCGTGGTTCCATATTCCTCACCCGAGGATAGAAATTAACATTAGAAAGAGAAAGGTCAAGCGAACTGTTGGACGTTGCGAGGGAGATAGGAAATACGCGTTACTTCCCGGGTGGGGAATCTGAATGCAGCTTTGACGGTGACAAGTGTGTGTTGTAACATAAGTATACGCGGTGTGTTAAACAATATGAAATTTAGCTTGATACAATGTTACGAGAATTCTTGGCAGTTATAAACGCTCCTCGACGCCTCCACGGCTCGTCGTAACATATTGCAAGGGCATCGGGTGTAGGTgcgataaaataaacgaatgaatatgCACCATAAcaggaggaagaaaaagcgGGTGAATTACGGCGTCAGAGTTGTCGAATTACTTCGCGGCAGCAAGGGTTTTGGCTTCACGATATCTGGTCAGCAGCCCTGCATACTGAGTTGCATCGTCCAGGGAAGTTCGGCGGACAATGCTGGTCTCAGATCTGGAGATTATCTTGTGGCTGTAAATGGTCACAGCGTGAGCAAAATTCCTCACGACGAGGTTGTTCGATTGATAGGAAACTCCAAGGGATTTTTGAGATTACAAATTGCTGAAAATTACTACTCCGACTCGTCCGATGAGGAGGGACTGGCGACGGTCCGATCCAAACCAAAATACTCGCACAAGCTAAGAACAAACACCGTCACCCCTGCTCCGGTACAATGTGCGATAGCCAAAGTTGTTCGAGACTTGCACAGTGGGGCCATGTTTGACGCACTTAATCGCTCGTCTCAAAACAAAATACAGTGCAGCCACGCATCCCTTCATCATCGATGGAATATGGCCAGCCCTCTACCACCGCCACCTCCGCCTTTATCTTCAAAACGAGACACCGAAAAGATTGTACATCGCACCATTGTTGGTTATCTAGGCACCATCGATATACCCAATCAATTACCTCCATCCTCAATGATGCAGGTAGGCTTACCGCTAATTGGAGAATTTGAATTGGAACTTACTTCTGTACGAAAACCTTGACCCTTGCAGTAGCTTTGTTACTTTTCTCATGCATTGCAGTTGAACATGTAAATACTTGAACAACAAACACGACAAGATGTTCGGAATCTTCTTTAAGGAATCACCATTATCTTAAACCTTAGTAGTAACTGTTTGTTCTTTTAAATGTAATTGCTATTGACGATGAAACATTAGAGGTAGACTTTACAAGTCTGTGGTCACTTCTGTAACAAAGATTGCAAAAACtgcttgaaattcaaaattatactgATTGTATCGACCCAACAATCTTAATTACATTGTTATTTTACAGGTCCTAAAGAAGTGTGTGAAAAGACTGAAAGCAGAAAAGAGAAATCCCACAACGGTACTTCTAACAATCCATGTCGCTAAcataaaattgacaaattcCGATAATAAAGTGATAGCGGAATATCCATCCTTTCGAATAGTATTTTGCAACTCGTTTTCTGAACTGgataaacaatattttggtATTCTAACAAAGTCGGTAAAAGACAATGACAATATAGTGTCAAATTCGTGCCATGTGTTCACCATATACTATAAGCTGATAGACCATGCCGTACATTCCAATACTTGTAACATATTTGGATTCACATGCACAAAAACGTCGGAGTTAAATGTCTGCCAAGAATTTCCCGACAGTTGCAACAGTCTAATTGGTGCCATACAAACACTCTACATATCAGACACCGACAGCGAATCTAATCCTTACAACGACGAGGCGAGGCATCGTCAAGCAGCTTCTCCTCAACCAAGTAACGTCAGTACCTCCACGGCTCATTCTAGCAACAGCGACTCCGGGATAGGTTTTAAGGATGACTATGGAAATCAATCGGATCGAAATATGACGGCTGATTTTCACGATCGAAGACAGTATTTGCCAAATTTGCATCTCAGAGATTCCGCGATCGtttcaaatcaaaaaaacGGCATCCGACCGAGGCTAAAGCCAGCCAATGAGTCCTCAGGGTCTAAATTAACAGTCAGAGCAATACCAGATGTTAGATGGATCGATGATGTTAAAGGTAGCCAATTCAAGGATGCTGATTTCTCGTATGACGCCAACGGAAAACGCGGtggaataaattttagtaaaattcCCAACGTCGGAGAAGGATGCGGTATGTCGATGGCATCTGGTCCGTGTGGGGATGAAGACCGGGATAGGAGGGGGAGCAACACCTGTTTGGGACCATCTGCTCCGCCTATACCCAGCTTGGGGTTGCCTAGTACGATGGCTGCCTCATCCGAGGTAACTCGGGAGGACAATAATATTGGAATAAACGACGCGCTCGAATGGCGGGAGAACGTGGACTGCAGTTTGAGCAACGAAAAACTAATGCTCGGAAATTTTACCGACGAAGACCTCACCAAGCTGAGTCCGAAGGTTTACAGTATTTCGAAGTCTCTGGTGCACAGTTTGGAGGATTTGAAACCGACAATGGAATGCACTTCCCTTCTTCATTCCCATTCCAACAAGAGCGAAAAACCGCGTTGGGGAAGCTTGCAAGAGATACGAAACGTCGGGAATTGTAATTCCAATGCATGCTTGGtgagtatttatttttcaaaattaaagtaCATCTTATCCATCGCATTACCGCGCATGAAATTCGGTTTTCAACATAGCGAATGATGAatgccgaattttttttcctctcaccTGATTATAAATCACCGATGTGTGTGAAACGCGAATAAAATGAATCCGGTCCGGTAATTCGTGAACAGTGTGGGTagggaaataattttttttcctctataCTCAAGACTGCCCTCTCGCCGTATTTTATTCGTTGAGGAGACACACTTTAACGGAAGAATTTATGAACGAGGACTCAAAGTATGCAAAGGTCACATCCTGACCTCTCACGCTTGTCAGCAATTGTCATAGCCTCAGTGCACGCAACCTAAACCCACGTTCCGAAAATCTGTAAATTCTTTCACACGGACATGAAATTTACGACCGTTCAAACTTATTTTGATACATAGAGACAATCCAAAATGCTTCAGGCCTGCAGTGAATTTGtcatattcaaaaaaaaattcagtgcCACCGCATCTATATCAATGCATAGACGTTTTTCGGTGTCAAATTTTTaagtttgacgaaaaaaaaaaacaaaacaaaaatataaactgATCCGGAGATCGGATGCAATATAGGGGTTTGCGTCATTGCTGCACGTGCCTTTCAAACCGACCTAACGATCGGTTAAAATCCAGAACCGGTTTTGGAATCAATGTAACTGAAGCCCGTTGTAAAATCCCGACCCGGAACCCGTTGTTGAACCGAAACTTGGAACCGGTTCCAAAACCGTGCCCTTATTATTTGTTACCGGTAATCTTCGTCATAATTTCGGCGATAATAAGTTCTTAAATAACAAGCTTGTATAGTATATACTTGACTTCCGTTGTTTATATAGCTATCGTTGACGTTAACAAGGCGTTTGCGAGTGTGAAACACTCTCTAACGACGCTGCAAAGACGAAATTCTTCCAGCTCTCCTTATCTCGCAGCGAACGAATGTGATTCCATAACTTTTGCTACAGCCAACCTTTGATTCTCACATTTGAACGTACCACATGAATGTTTATCGTACGTGCCTTCCCAAGAGCTGCCGAGTCTTTCGTTGAATTCTTTCACCGCAAGTCTGGAACAGTTCCAGTAATTAATGACCCCGATATAAGCACAATTATCATATATGATTTTCTCACTGCGCACTTACCGTGTTCTTGACGAATGGCTCAAGAATTGTGCGAAAACGTCGCCTATTCAACCGCTCACATCGTCTCCATGTCACTGATGTTATTATTGCCATATTTATAAGTTCATCAGGTTTAGTTCCAATTAATACGTGGTTgttaattttcaagaaaaacgGAAACAGACATTTGCGTGGTTTCCAAAGTCGACCCAGTGTTACACAGCATATTTTACTACTTTTTTGCTGACTGTCATATTCTTTTTGTCAGCactcatttttttcaccgaactCCAATATTTACAGGGAAATTACGCCCGATAATTTAAGTCCATGAATTTCATTCTTTATTGTCATTGAccggaaatttttcttttttcttccaagtTACGAATCTACGCCGATAACTATATAACTATATAGTAATCTTAGTATTTTTACTGTGGTTGAAAGTCGTCGGTCATGTTGAAATTGGTAACGTTagcgtaacgaaacatcatgGAATAAATCgctgtataattttataagaactttcaaggagttgccatttcaaaatatgaacattttttaccagctgaatttcagacaatcctaAAGCTGCGAATTAATGATTTTCCTAAACACGCATCGTTAAGGTAACattaccaacttcaacctcataaaaattgttacatacagtttctttttcctgCAGATATTGTAGTCGGCTAGCTGACATAATTTATAGTAGTACAGTCCCGTCCGCATGTGAAAATGCTATCGCGGTGTGTAGATTACATAAATTGGACTTCcgttcgaaaaaataattacctgCTACGTTGAGTTCAacattattgtatattattttaatctATATTCAGCAGGCTTGAAAAATCTTATCCAATTGTTGGCTCTCGCGGTTGTGTAATTTTATAAGCTGACCAGTTTCACTAATCATTC is a genomic window containing:
- the LOC124295026 gene encoding protein angel isoform X1, encoding MIPVTPLLTAVTVTKTFRRNIHVILFHCKKVYHMTTIPLKHLLIKNLNKEASGVEALFSTYVDLIESNASESTHREFEKSIMEPYLNTCYGSSSDHRSYDASTVTFKDALKNHESTSSTPTNPDLNTMPTNDICRVQQNYKAMRTWRKVGRGRNLPNSEKNCVIRLFSYNILAQYLLEMHSYLYKHHNQRTLEWETRKKLLIQEILEAQATVICLQEMQEDHLNEFLKPFKEHKYNHLYKKRTNDKKDGLLLMYRSDVFDLVEYENVEFFQSDVEILNRDNVAIIVKLSLKDSPETQIVIATTHLLYNPKRDDIRLCQTQILIAELERIAFIKNTSRGPTYHPIILAGDFNLQPKSGVYKFITEGSFLYMGKSRTLGPADHRSLSNSLIPPHLYVTDSCQHFCILLKRLRNRGEGKVMLENSEKGLSKTSWDSCDKNQFRKDEVNVRNKNFQKIQILDGHHVNFGSGSLTHPFKFRSVYSHIDRNGQNEATTHQDGWVTVDYIFFSEVELIERYTLPTQKQCKAVSTIPNREIGSDHFSTGATFILRKKLRQ
- the LOC124295026 gene encoding protein angel isoform X4 gives rise to the protein MTTIPLKHLLIKNLNKEASGVEALFSTYVDLIESNASESTHREFEKSIMEPYLNTCYGSSSDHRSYDASTVTFKDALKNHESTSSTPTNPDLNTMPTNDICRVQQNYKAMRTWRKVGRGRNLPNSEKNCVIRLFSYNILAQYLLEMHSYLYKHHNQRTLEWETRKKLLIQEILEAQATVICLQEMQEDHLNEFLKPFKEHKYNHLYKKRTNDKKDGLLLMYRSDVFDLVEYENVEFFQSDVEILNRDNVAIIVKLSLKDSPETQIVIATTHLLYNPKRDDIRLCQTQILIAELERIAFIKNTSRGPTYHPIILAGDFNLQPKSGVYKFITEGSFLYMGKSRTLGPADHRSLSNSLIPPHLYVTDSCQHFCILLKRLRNRGEGKVMLENSEKGLSKTSWDSCDKNQFRKDEVNVRNKNFQKIQILDGHHVNFGSGSLTHPFKFRSVYSHIDRNGQNEATTHQDGWVTVDYIFFSEVELIERYTLPTQKQCKAVSTIPNREIGSDHFSTGATFILRKKLRQ
- the LOC124295026 gene encoding protein angel isoform X2 — translated: MIPVTPLLTAVTVTKTFRRNIHVILFHCKKVYHMTTIPLKHLLIKNLNKEASGVEALFSTYVDLIESNASESTHREFEKSIMEPYLNTCYGSSSDHRSYDASTVTFKDALKNHESTSSTPTNPDLNTMPTNDICRVQQNYKAMRTWRKVGRGRNLPNSEKNCVIRLFSYNILAQYLLEMHSYLYKHHNQRTLEWETRKKLLIQEILEAQATVICLQEMQEDHLNEFLKPFKEHKYNHLYKKRTNDKKDGLLLMYRSDVFDLVEYENVEFFQSDVEILNRDNVAIIVKLSLKDSPETQIVIATTHLLYNPKRDDIRLCQTQILIAELERIAFIKNTSGPTYHPIILAGDFNLQPKSGVYKFITEGSFLYMGKSRTLGPADHRSLSNSLIPPHLYVTDSCQHFCILLKRLRNRGEGKVMLENSEKGLSKTSWDSCDKNQFRKDEVNVRNKNFQKIQILDGHHVNFGSGSLTHPFKFRSVYSHIDRNGQNEATTHQDGWVTVDYIFFSEVELIERYTLPTQKQCKAVSTIPNREIGSDHFSTGATFILRKKLRQ
- the LOC107218214 gene encoding beta-1,3-galactosyltransferase 5-like; the protein is MYIRRGVPYVIFWTLIVVFFYITFKQFSVVRKSSPVYFRKINSSQIDRGNLLNLNPFRYVINTDCDTSFLVWVVTSYAADVSARSALRRAYSESELEELGVRRIFLLALLHDDVQNKTHVTQNAILDEARRYNDIIQGNFIEAYKNLTYKHVMGLKWATQYCKNASYIMKMDHDIVVDLYKIIDVIKAASIPHNIVMGYVLRNMSPIREPMNKWYVTRDEYIADFYPDFLSGWLYVTTLKTAKDLVDVAQIYPKYFWIDDLFLTGIIREELGVKFHDIHEIYTTNNEYLNCCLKARTKKFKCDFAVGPNGGDTELQVRFKDFAKYCRSNCFPRSKKFSVTNTCIVAWHDPNLGRGVAQVSPLQLNVV
- the LOC124295026 gene encoding protein angel isoform X3 gives rise to the protein MIPVTPLLTAVTVTKTFRRNIHVILFHCKKEASGVEALFSTYVDLIESNASESTHREFEKSIMEPYLNTCYGSSSDHRSYDASTVTFKDALKNHESTSSTPTNPDLNTMPTNDICRVQQNYKAMRTWRKVGRGRNLPNSEKNCVIRLFSYNILAQYLLEMHSYLYKHHNQRTLEWETRKKLLIQEILEAQATVICLQEMQEDHLNEFLKPFKEHKYNHLYKKRTNDKKDGLLLMYRSDVFDLVEYENVEFFQSDVEILNRDNVAIIVKLSLKDSPETQIVIATTHLLYNPKRDDIRLCQTQILIAELERIAFIKNTSRGPTYHPIILAGDFNLQPKSGVYKFITEGSFLYMGKSRTLGPADHRSLSNSLIPPHLYVTDSCQHFCILLKRLRNRGEGKVMLENSEKGLSKTSWDSCDKNQFRKDEVNVRNKNFQKIQILDGHHVNFGSGSLTHPFKFRSVYSHIDRNGQNEATTHQDGWVTVDYIFFSEVELIERYTLPTQKQCKAVSTIPNREIGSDHFSTGATFILRKKLRQ